TGAACATTAACCTTTAGACATGGGAAATGAAGTTTGGTATTCCATGGAACATGAAGGTGTCAATGAGGGATGTATCTTCATTAGCATGTACGTTAAAATACTGGCTACATTAATTTATTGCGTCAATCTCTATATTATAGTCTTGGGGTACAACATTAAAATCTCTCTTAGCCAgtgtttgttgtgtttttttcaaTCCACATATGGTTCTTGCATGTAAATACACTAACACCACACGACTGTCTCCATTGCTGAGAGGGATAGTgcagaaaaagggaaaatcGACCAATGATCTTTGAAAGATCCATCACATGTCTGCTCTTACATGTACATTGTGGAGGCTTGCATAATCTTCAGGTATCCATGACAACAAAATGCAAACTCTGTATGAACCAAATAGATCTAAATGTCAACACAAGGTTAAATACACTTTTATTTATAATCGGGTGGCAAGAATAAATGTATCCctgtttaaatatatatatatataaaaaagaaacattgtTTCATCTGGGCTGTTTTTTGTGGGATATTTAACGGATGAATACAATTTAGGTTTAAGCTACATTACTGACAGCAGTGTCAGGTACccagacagacaaaaacagaCCCATTAGCCAGTGAGATAAAATCTAACTGTTCGTATGAGATCAAGGGTCATGGATGCACCAAGTCGTACTCGTGAATAAACTGCTGCATGGCTGTCGCACACCGCAGGCCGATCTCCTGCAGATTCTCCCGCAACGATGCCTGAATAGGGTGCTCAAGAGATGGATCTTTGGCGATCAGCATCTTCACCACAAGCCCGAATGTGTCACAGTCCTGCTTGTAGACCTGTTCATCGCAATAGAGTTTAAGAAAGAGAATGTTAGAGCAAATGGCGGAAGGTCTAAATTGCTGGAAATGGCACAGGAAGTGATGAGCTTCAGCAACCAGCGTGCAGCCTCGTGTCCTCTAAAACCACTAATACATAAAGTGTGTGGCAGCCATTGTGAGCAGGTTTTGCACACTGGCAGTTCACGTGTTCTCCTGTATGTCTGTTGGCATTGATGGAGCAGACACCCACCTCCTCGATCTCATGCCTCTTCTGCTGGATGGCCCGACTTCGCCTGGCTGCCCTCGTAACAGACGCTGGGATGTTCTGCTCTTTAGCGTCGTTGCTGTCTTGTGAGTCCTGAGTCAGGTAGTAAAACTGGACATGAGAAATGCTCAGGAAGAGAGACCAAAATCTGATGGCCATGCAAGCCTGTATTAAACAGGAGCTCTTTAATCATTTTGGTACGTAGTGCTCAGCCATGAGTAATCAATATAGCTAAATGGCAGATTTCAAATGCATGTAATGGACCCTTACAGCTCTAATAGGGAATAATAGAATCATAAATCGGTGTGCCATGTTCCCTGCCCTTTTTGGAACAGGTCTCAGGCTAACTGTCACCTTGCACTGCATAAATGGTTATGGATGGATCtatggatagataaatggagAGATAATCAATCCAATATTCAGCTACAAATGAAAAATTGTAGACGTATCAATTTATAAGGTTGTAACTATACTCCTTTTAATTTTCTCAAACACtatatattcataaacatgctATCTGTCTTTCTTTCATAGCCAAACACCCACACTGTCCTAGGCTGCATAAGCCAGTGCTAGCTAACattttttctgttctttttATCAAACAAATGACAATAATTTCAAGACCATATCGCTTGGATGCTAACTGAAAGTCAAAATGAAATGCAAATGCAGTCACCAAAGTTAAACTGATGGCTCCTTTGTCGGCTTGTGAGCAAACTGCAGTGATCTTGGAACTGCACTTGGACATAATGCCCCCTGCAACAACGTTCCTACCTGAGACACCAGCTTGGATTGTACTGTGAATGAGAGAGGCTCCTTTCCTTTTGCTGGTGTTGAACTCATGGATGACTGAAGAGAATCtaggaaacaataacacatataGGGAAAGGTCAAGCATCTCATTTGGTACATTGACCATGATTCATTTTCACGTGGTCCATTTTATGCTGTGCACGGTCGTTATGGCTTTTGCCACTCCAACAGAATCCAAATGGCTCATACTATCTAAGTAAAATTTAAACATTACATAACCTGGACAAATCCATTGAGTACAATTAAGAGCATTTGCCTCAGAGCATAGAATTGTATTGCTTACTTGTGCAGTCCCACCATCAGCTGGCATTTACGCAAGACCCATGAGTCACCATTTAATCTCCCAAAGGCACATACAGCAACCTGTTCAGAGTCCTCCTCAGGGACTTTACAGCTCCATTGCACAAGAAAATACCATAATCAGAAAAAGAATATTGCCATTTTAAAGTCTTAGTCTCTCCTGATGAACCCACTCTATTAGAGCAAAATACTAATGGAGATATCAAAAGTTAAACATTATATTTGCTCTCCCCCTTCAAACCGTTTTTATGCGTTCATTCTCTGAGTCAAAGGCACATACCATGTGATCACTCTGCCCCACATTACACTACATTGTGCTGTTGAAAGAAAGTGGCCTGCCCAGTTACAAATCTTACTTGAGAAAACTGGTCAAAAGGAAAGGACAGAAATAATCAAAAGAATATAGTGTTTAATAGCATGGAGTATCATTCTTTGTTTGTTCTGATCAGTGGGTCACAGCCCAGTTGATCACTCCCCCCCTCTCCCActcacagccagtccatgtttttgattGGGTCTGATGCATATACAGCCAAGCCAGGCAATCAAAGAGGATACAATCAGCTGTATAGGTGGTAGAACAGTAAACAGTATTGACTGGCAGAGTGGCCTATGGCCCCGCAATGCAAATTCCAGCCTGGCCATGAAAAATGCCCCAATTGTTCTCCTTTGCCCAGATGCACGAGGGTTCATGGGAAGATGCAAAAACAGTCTGCATGCGCTTAGAAGCCCCTGATTTGCATCTATATCTCTTTCTTCACTTGTGCTGGATAATTACCAGAAAGACAAGGTTCTGATAATAAGAGGCCGAAATGTGGTTTTTCTATAGGCCTGCCAGATAGTGACAGGATGAGGAGTTTTGAGATGTGGAAGGACTTCTAAACAGATATGCTGCTACTTCTACTCAGCAGCAGTTAGCTCAAATGACTGGGGCATCTCAGAAGAATGCAACCTGGCTGAACTACATTAAAGCTATTCAGAGTATGTCCTACTGGTCAGAGGCCCTGGCTGAGACACAGAAAAGATGGGATTATATATCCAAAAGGCTTTGGTAGGCCTCATCCCGAAAGATACAGAGTCTTCTCTTGGAGGGATGTTTGATAGGCGGGTTCTAACTGTGACCTCAGAAAGAGCCTCATCAGCAAAAGCTGTCTgaagattattattatattattatcctCATCATCATTGTTCTTtgttatcattattatcattagcAGTAGTAGCACCACATTTCTTCAAAAAGCAACTGGAATTCAGTTAAAAGCTGGGTCTCTGATGACGACTGGGGGTGTGGTCAACAGGAACAAATAATGGCGGGATCCCACACGCAGGCCGGTGACAAAAAATGCAAAGATAAGGCTGGATAAACTCTATGgggctcatttataaaggctctgTATGGATGAAATATACGAGAAACATTCATACGCATATTTATACTAGAAGATTttaggatttataaagaaacaaCATAAATAGAACATAGCTAAAGGGGTCATGGGAGCATTTtggagaaaaacagaaaaaagcgACATCTAGAGTTCAGATAGAAATATACATGCACCATACTTAGGCAATACAGTAGCGTTTCAGTTTTTCAGACTTTGCTTGCAACTAAATCTGATAGTTGTTAGATATTTATGAAAAGAGAAATATCTATTAATGTTAATATTTGTAGAAACTCATGAAATGTTTCGTGTTTTGTGTTATTACACCTTGGCGTATTTACAGTAAACTCCAGTACACGCATGGTCATATTTCAcacaagttaaactgattgtaTCTATGATTTACATGACGCTTATGGAAAATCGACTTTTAAGAATATACTTTTAGGAAGCAATTACTTATATCCTTAGCCAGCTCTTAAATTTTTGATGCCCTTGCAATACTGTAATCTACCATTATAGAGTTTAAAAGAATAGTTACAAATAAATGTACTCAGTTTGTTTAATAGGGTTCAAACTGGCACTTTGTATTTGTATTAGCAGAGATCTGCTAAAAAAAGAACAGAGGGAATTAAAAATGAAGGCCTACCCATAATAGAAGCCTGCCTCAAGCAAAAGCTAATGCAGGCCTGCATAAAACAAATGCCTATTACTTCTGAGACTTAGGTAAGTAAAGACCTGCCTCTAATGCATGCCTGCCTCAAATAAAGGCCTGTTACATTTGTTGTACACTTCTGGCCCTGGCAACCATTTTTACAACAACAAACCTACTCCTCACAAGCAAAGACTGCCACCTCTTAAATCCTAATGAGTGTTCACAACATTAAATGGCAGTTTTAGACTGCAAGATATATGGATGGCCGCTTCTTAATAGAAGACTTACTTTTCTGGTCCTTCGACATTCCTTTACAGTCCATCCCACTATTATTCACACAAGCAGACTGGGAGGTAATGGAGTGGAAGCCTGCAGTTCCTCTGAAAGGCTGGTGATAAGTCCTCACACCTGCCATAGGATGATGCCTCTGGAACCGAAAGCTGAACCCAGGTCTCCAAAACAAACGCTCATCCTTCATGaacctgaaaaaggaaaaacacaGGAAAGTGACGActctcagaatattattttggtGGTACACAAGTTCCGGAATACTTACCGTGATCTGAAAAATCTTCCGCCATATCTTGGTCTAAATGGGGCTGCATGGAAgccattttcattttttctgaAAGGTGTCTTATCTTTCTACATGATTgaaaattacataaaaacaatttttagtttttttttttttttttgacatcacAACTAATTCCTTATACTACACAGTCAGAGCTGGCTTTACCTAGACATCTGGCTATTCTGCCTATTGTACTCAATATACTATTGTATTTTTTGATGTGACCACTAGTACACCAGCCATGTTTGACTAATCAGTACCTCATTGAGTTATTTCACTATTTAAGTTAATTTTTTAACTGAGCTgctggtgaaatttaatgaatacatggGACGACTGGGGTGCCCCaggggagaggtttgggaactgaaacaAGCCAACAAGATAATCAGTAACTGCATGTAGAAGAGGAGaaattttgctttattttttattgtgttactgtttatttgcatacattctaatatgattttttttttctgaccaaatatacacttactacgctgaaaaatagctttaaacattttctttgacttccCAAGACTAGCACAGTTctgtacataaaatatgtttataaatatatttctCACATATTCTCTGACAATTGCACCCCCCTGCCCACAAAAAAAGTTAACACATTTTTTTCTGCCTTAAATATACCACAGTAACTTTGTTTCCTGTGAGTTTCATCTGTTCTGCTCGCTAACGGAATAGTTACTTGTTTACAGATCATTGTCAGTTCATGAGAAAGCATTAAGCAAGCAAGAAAAAATCTCTTAATACTTAAGTAATTCAAAGTTTTCCATACTGCACAtgcattaaaaatgcattttgtgacaTATATGCAGAACGGCCCATAAGTTATAAATACAGCGCATGCACCTTGTGGTCACGTTTAGCGAAACTATCTCTCTGTTCTTTGGACTTTTTCCTGCCGCCACAGGATTTGTCTTCGCTTTGTCTTTGTTGCAATGTAGtctgaaagcaaaaaaaatacataaataaataaaaaataaaataaacacacacgAACACAggcctgtactcatatctttgtggggaccgtcaaTTCATTTCTAATGGCAAAACCCTAATTTCAACAataacaaccttaaccataagtaaccaaacgaaaacatttggcatttttagttttttgattgcagtaatAGATTTTCATAAAATTGGAATTTCCCCTtggtaaacaaaaaaacacaaaacaaaaaatggtccacgtaacatcaaaataacaggtttgtaGCACCTCGTGCAGAcatttagtccccacaatgtaatacatacataaccacacacacacacactgcaatgAGCATGTCTGCCATTTAATTAGAAAACCAGACGACAGAAAAGCTTTACTGACTTATCGCACTGAGTGTTCATGAACTGCAGTTACTTGGcttgaaccgcattatatcggAATAAATTACTGatgtttgatttgatttgatattAAACCACGTGATTTATTTTTCGGAGCAGAAAGGTAAAGTACAATTAAGAAGAAAACGCTTTTTATAATTGTTGCATGCAGCGGACTGCAAAAAAAGATGCCCGAAAAACCGTACGTTTCGCGGAAATTATTAAGAAATAAGTGTGAAAGCAAAACTAAAAATTACGGTTGTTTTCATTTAGAACAAGCCCTACGTTCAGGCGTGCAATAATGATGATATCGTAGGAAAGACAAAAATACACACTATATCGAGCTCATATTGTAGTATATTGGAGAGTTATCTCGAAATCATTCATACCATTTTTATACCAGAGCCGTAATGCTGGAAGCTGCGCCGACGTCTCCAATGATTATTGTTCCTTTTCTGACTGTCAGGTAGTGAAAGAGGAGGAAGAATTCAAAACCTAAGTTTCACTTTCGATTTCGAAACATTTCGGCATATGAAAACACATAATCCACTGAAGTACTCACTATTTAAAGGAAAAAAGTATACTTCAACGTCTTATTTAATTGAGAGATATTTTGTGCATATTAACACCAGAAATATCCAGAATATGTAAATCAAATATCAGTTATTAAAAGGTGAAACATTAAGCTAATATTTTCTATTCAGTGCTGATAATGGTTAATTTTGGTTAATGCTTGTAAATGCACACATACAGGGCCTGGGCAGGCACACACTACTGTTCAAAAGTTTGGAATGACTGACAACTATCCTTGCTTTTTGCTTCAGTCAAAGTAAAATTacctttattaaaaatgtaatctgGACATTGGTAATGCTGCAT
This genomic stretch from Brienomyrus brachyistius isolate T26 chromosome 6, BBRACH_0.4, whole genome shotgun sequence harbors:
- the LOC125745450 gene encoding periphilin-1-like, producing the protein MTTLQQRQSEDKSCGGRKKSKEQRDSFAKRDHKKDKTPFRKNENGFHAAPFRPRYGGRFFRSRFMKDERLFWRPGFSFRFQRHHPMAGVRTYHQPFRGTAGFHSITSQSACVNNSGMDCKGMSKDQKNSLQSSMSSTPAKGKEPLSFTVQSKLVSQDSQDSNDAKEQNIPASVTRAARRSRAIQQKRHEIEEVYKQDCDTFGLVVKMLIAKDPSLEHPIQASLRENLQEIGLRCATAMQQFIHEYDLVHP